A window of Desulfomonile tiedjei genomic DNA:
GACCGATCAGCCCCTTGCTCGCGTTCCTCTTCCCTTTGCTTCTTCAGGGCCGCTATTTTGACTTTGGTATCACGGACGGTTATTGCCTTTTTCTTTTCCGGAGCCGCGATGCCCTTTGCCTTCCTGAGCGCAACGAGCAATTCTTCCTTGTTCATTCCATGAACGCCTTGCAACTCACCGGCCTTTAAGGCTTCTTCCCTTAGCTCTTTTGTGGTCCACTTTTCCAGCGGCTTTTCTTTCTTTTCCTTTTGCTCTTTTTTCTTTGGAGACATTTCTCCTCCTGGCGGAGCTTATTATTCTTCGGAATCAAACTTTCATTATGAACAAAAGGCCGTTCAAATTCAAGCCCTTTCTAAGAGGACGGGTGA
This region includes:
- a CDS encoding transcription termination factor Rho; protein product: MSPKKKEQKEKKEKPLEKWTTKELREEALKAGELQGVHGMNKEELLVALRKAKGIAAPEKKKAITVRDTKVKIAALKKQREEEREQGADRSRISILRRKISRLKKQTKA